A genomic stretch from Natronomonas gomsonensis includes:
- a CDS encoding MTH1187 family thiamine-binding protein: protein MSVVALLSVAPVVEDSMASEVAEAVAALDEFDVSYETNPMGTVIEADDIDTLLAAVGAAHKAVDADRVSTFLKIDDKRTRDQRAHEKVDAVERELGREARRER, encoded by the coding sequence ATGAGCGTCGTCGCACTCCTCAGCGTCGCACCGGTCGTCGAGGACAGCATGGCCAGCGAGGTCGCAGAGGCCGTCGCCGCCCTCGACGAGTTCGACGTGTCCTACGAGACCAACCCGATGGGAACCGTCATCGAAGCCGACGACATCGACACGCTGCTCGCAGCGGTCGGCGCCGCACACAAGGCCGTCGACGCCGACCGCGTGAGCACGTTCCTGAAAATCGACGACAAACGAACCCGCGACCAGCGCGCCCACGAGAAGGTCGATGCCGTCGAGCGAGAACTCGGTCGTGAAGCCAGACGGGAGCGTTAA
- a CDS encoding alpha/beta fold hydrolase — MSDTDFDRLSVDANGLTFECLRAGDGDRLAVCLHGFPDDAGSMAPILETLADAGFTAVAPYMRGYGPTDPAPDGDYSATALGADAVALSEALGERFETDDAVLVGHDWGAVAAYAADRVDSTAFSKMVTLAVPPGFEGLLLEHPRQLLRSWYMWFFQIPDAPERALRWREFALVEFLWGLWSPDWDYPDERIESVKETFRTGETVEHAVEYYRDTVGPQLSSMARGDLPSLEDTPPVETPTLAIAGENDGCIGPALFDHAGEIIADCRVVRVREAGHFMHQERPDVVTEEIVDYLVE, encoded by the coding sequence ATGAGCGACACCGACTTCGACCGACTGTCGGTCGACGCCAACGGTCTCACCTTCGAATGTCTCCGCGCGGGCGACGGCGACCGCCTCGCCGTCTGCCTGCACGGCTTCCCCGACGACGCGGGGTCGATGGCGCCCATCCTCGAGACGCTGGCCGACGCCGGCTTCACCGCCGTCGCGCCGTACATGCGCGGCTACGGCCCGACCGACCCCGCACCGGACGGCGACTACTCGGCGACTGCCCTCGGTGCCGACGCGGTCGCTCTATCCGAGGCGCTGGGCGAGCGCTTCGAAACGGACGACGCTGTCCTCGTCGGCCACGACTGGGGTGCCGTCGCCGCCTACGCTGCAGACCGGGTCGACTCGACGGCGTTCTCGAAGATGGTCACGCTGGCCGTCCCGCCCGGGTTCGAAGGGTTGCTGTTGGAACACCCGCGACAGCTGCTCCGCAGTTGGTACATGTGGTTCTTCCAGATCCCGGACGCGCCGGAGCGCGCCCTCCGATGGCGGGAGTTCGCTCTCGTGGAGTTCCTCTGGGGACTGTGGAGCCCCGATTGGGACTACCCCGACGAGCGCATCGAATCGGTCAAAGAGACGTTCAGAACCGGCGAAACGGTCGAACACGCCGTCGAATACTACCGGGATACGGTCGGCCCGCAACTGTCGTCGATGGCCCGAGGGGACCTCCCCTCACTTGAGGACACGCCGCCCGTTGAGACGCCGACGCTCGCCATCGCTGGGGAGAACGACGGCTGTATCGGCCCGGCGCTGTTCGACCACGCCGGCGAGATCATCGCAGACTGTCGCGTCGTGCGCGTGCGCGAAGCAGGCCACTTCATGCATCAGGAACGGCCGGACGTGGTGACCGAGGAAATCGTCGACTATCTCGTCGAGTGA
- a CDS encoding RNA methyltransferase encodes MTRSVLVPSSLTREAEDKREATRKLGYVARAAVIFRVDRLIVYPDRGGDDGRFGDGFVDTVLSYAATAPYLRKEVWAQRDELEYAGILPPLRIRSQTGSGSDGSGSLRQGIVTEVGSDGRVRVNCGLQHPISLPVPPSMAVEEGERVTIRVSSRRPVRAKLVDEPLPGFSVERATIDDALTRPDAGVRIAASRYGEELTVDRLDQLVERTATDGLTVTFGAPERGLPEILDCQPGEEVISDDEPKARFDLWLNTVPNQGSEVVRTEEAVFATLAPLTLE; translated from the coding sequence ATGACACGCAGCGTACTCGTGCCGTCGTCTTTGACCCGGGAGGCCGAGGACAAACGCGAGGCGACTCGCAAACTCGGTTACGTCGCACGCGCGGCGGTCATCTTCCGGGTGGACCGACTCATCGTCTACCCCGACCGAGGGGGCGACGACGGGCGGTTCGGCGACGGGTTCGTCGACACGGTACTGTCGTACGCCGCAACGGCACCGTACCTCCGAAAGGAGGTATGGGCCCAGCGGGACGAACTGGAGTACGCCGGCATCCTGCCGCCGCTCCGCATCCGCTCACAGACCGGCTCCGGATCGGACGGTTCGGGGTCGTTAAGACAGGGAATCGTGACCGAGGTCGGATCTGACGGGCGCGTTCGGGTCAATTGCGGACTGCAACACCCGATCTCTCTCCCCGTTCCGCCATCGATGGCGGTCGAGGAGGGGGAGCGCGTCACCATCAGGGTCTCTTCGCGACGGCCGGTTCGCGCGAAACTCGTCGATGAACCCCTTCCGGGGTTCTCGGTGGAACGCGCGACCATCGACGACGCCCTCACACGACCGGACGCCGGCGTGCGCATCGCCGCCTCCCGGTACGGTGAGGAGTTGACGGTCGACCGTCTCGACCAACTGGTCGAGCGGACGGCCACCGACGGCCTGACAGTCACCTTCGGCGCCCCCGAGCGGGGACTGCCGGAGATACTCGACTGTCAGCCAGGCGAGGAGGTCATCAGCGATGACGAACCCAAAGCGCGGTTCGACCTTTGGCTCAATACGGTTCCGAACCAGGGTAGCGAGGTCGTGCGCACCGAAGAAGCGGTGTTCGCAACGCTCGCGCCCCTCACACTAGAGTGA
- a CDS encoding 50S ribosomal protein L3 has translation MPQPSRPRKGSMGFSPRSRAASEVPRFNSWPDDEGQPGLQGFAGYKAGMSHVVAINDEPNSPREGQEETVPVTVVETPPMRAVAVRAYEDTPYGQRPLTEVWTDEVHEDLERALSVPEEQTGDAEGQIREALDAGDLADVRVITHTVPSGLSSVPKKRPDVMETRVGGGSLADRFEFGLDLVDDGGEHAATDVFRAGEYADVAGITKGKGTQGPVKRWGVQKRKGKHARQGWRRRIGNLGPWNPSRVRSTVPQQGQTGYHQRTELNKRLLALGDEEVTPDGGFVNYGEVDGAYALVKGSVPGPNKRLVRFRPAVRPADQPRLDPEVRYVSTVSNQG, from the coding sequence ATGCCACAACCAAGCAGACCACGCAAAGGCTCGATGGGCTTCAGCCCCCGCAGCCGTGCGGCCAGTGAGGTCCCGCGCTTCAACTCCTGGCCGGACGACGAGGGACAGCCCGGGCTCCAAGGCTTCGCCGGATACAAGGCCGGCATGAGTCACGTCGTTGCTATCAACGACGAGCCCAACTCCCCCCGAGAGGGCCAGGAGGAGACCGTCCCGGTGACCGTCGTCGAGACGCCACCGATGCGGGCTGTCGCCGTCCGAGCTTACGAAGACACGCCGTACGGACAGCGCCCCCTGACAGAGGTGTGGACCGACGAGGTCCACGAGGACCTCGAACGGGCACTGTCCGTCCCAGAAGAACAGACCGGAGACGCCGAAGGCCAGATTCGGGAGGCACTCGACGCGGGTGACCTCGCCGACGTGCGGGTCATCACCCACACCGTCCCGAGCGGCCTTTCGAGCGTTCCGAAGAAACGTCCCGACGTGATGGAGACACGCGTCGGCGGCGGTTCGCTCGCGGACCGATTCGAGTTCGGTCTCGACCTCGTCGACGACGGCGGGGAGCACGCGGCCACGGACGTGTTCCGTGCCGGCGAGTACGCCGACGTCGCGGGTATCACGAAGGGCAAGGGGACGCAGGGTCCCGTCAAGCGATGGGGCGTCCAGAAGCGGAAGGGCAAACACGCCCGACAGGGCTGGCGCCGACGTATCGGCAACCTCGGCCCGTGGAACCCCTCGCGCGTCCGGTCGACGGTCCCCCAGCAGGGACAGACCGGCTACCACCAGCGCACCGAACTGAACAAGCGCCTGCTCGCCCTCGGCGACGAGGAAGTCACCCCCGACGGTGGCTTCGTCAACTACGGCGAGGTCGACGGCGCCTACGCGCTGGTGAAAGGCTCCGTTCCGGGTCCGAACAAGCGCCTCGTGCGCTTCCGACCGGCGGTGCGACCTGCCGACCAACCGCGCCTCGACCCCGAGGTGCGCTACGTCTCCACCGTCTCCAATCAGGGATAA
- the rpl4p gene encoding 50S ribosomal protein L4 produces MKATVRDLNGDDAGEVDLPDVFETQFRPDLIKRAVLAAQANRQQDSGTDEYAGLRTPAESHGSGRGMAHVPRQNGRAREVPQAVSGRPAHPPKVEKDRGLDINTKERKLATRSAIAATADGDLVSERGHDFDGDLEIPLVVSDEFEDLQKTKEAVETLEALGVYSDIERAEDGKSVRAGRGTTRGRKYTQPKSILVVTSEEPSLAARNLAGADVTTASEVNTEDLAPGTHAGRLTLWTESALEEVAER; encoded by the coding sequence ATGAAGGCAACAGTACGTGACCTGAACGGCGACGACGCGGGCGAGGTCGACCTGCCGGACGTCTTCGAGACGCAGTTCCGGCCCGACCTCATCAAGCGCGCCGTCCTCGCCGCACAGGCCAACCGACAGCAGGACTCCGGTACAGACGAGTACGCGGGTCTTCGAACCCCGGCGGAATCCCACGGTAGCGGCCGCGGGATGGCGCACGTCCCCCGACAGAACGGGCGTGCCCGGGAGGTGCCCCAGGCCGTCTCCGGCCGACCGGCACACCCCCCGAAGGTCGAGAAGGACCGCGGACTCGACATCAACACGAAAGAGCGCAAACTCGCCACCCGCAGCGCCATCGCGGCGACCGCGGACGGCGACCTCGTTTCCGAGCGCGGTCACGACTTCGATGGGGACCTCGAGATTCCGCTCGTCGTCTCCGACGAGTTCGAGGACCTCCAGAAGACGAAGGAGGCCGTCGAGACGCTCGAGGCACTCGGTGTCTATTCGGACATCGAGCGCGCCGAGGACGGCAAGTCCGTCCGCGCCGGCCGCGGGACGACCCGTGGCCGGAAGTACACCCAGCCGAAGTCGATTCTCGTCGTCACGAGCGAGGAACCCTCGCTGGCCGCCCGCAACCTCGCGGGCGCCGACGTGACGACCGCTTCCGAGGTCAACACCGAGGACCTCGCACCCGGCACCCACGCTGGGCGACTCACGCTGTGGACCGAGAGCGCCCTCGAGGAGGTGGCCGAGCGATGA
- a CDS encoding 50S ribosomal protein L23: protein MTLKHPLVTEKAMNAMDFENKLQFICDSGATKGEIADAIEAQFDVAVASINTQNTMNGEKKATVRLSEDDDAQEVASRIGVF from the coding sequence ATGACGCTGAAACACCCGCTCGTCACCGAGAAGGCGATGAACGCCATGGACTTCGAGAACAAGCTGCAGTTCATCTGTGACTCCGGAGCCACCAAAGGCGAAATCGCCGACGCCATCGAGGCGCAGTTCGACGTGGCCGTCGCGTCGATAAACACGCAGAATACGATGAACGGCGAGAAGAAAGCGACCGTGCGTCTCTCCGAGGACGACGACGCACAGGAAGTCGCATCGCGAATCGGGGTGTTCTGA
- a CDS encoding 50S ribosomal protein L2 produces the protein MGRRIQGQRRGRGTSTFRAPSHRYKADLSHRNVEDADVISGEVVDIEHDPARSAPLADVQFDDDDRRLVLAPEGITVGDTIQVGVSAEIAPGNTLPLAEIPEGVPVCNVERQAGDGGKFARASGVNATLLTHDRNAAVVQLPSGEMRRLSPDCRATIGVVAGGGRTEKPFVKAGNKHHKMKSRGTKYPRVRGVAMNAVDHPFGGGGRQHPGKPKSISRDAPPGRKVGDIASKRTGRGGKGGRE, from the coding sequence ATGGGACGACGAATCCAAGGCCAACGACGCGGTCGCGGTACGTCCACGTTCCGGGCGCCGTCGCACCGCTACAAGGCGGACCTCTCGCACCGTAACGTCGAAGACGCGGACGTCATCTCCGGTGAGGTCGTCGATATCGAACACGACCCCGCACGGAGTGCGCCGCTCGCCGACGTGCAGTTCGACGACGACGACCGCCGACTCGTCCTCGCTCCCGAGGGCATCACCGTCGGCGACACGATTCAGGTCGGCGTCTCCGCCGAAATCGCCCCCGGAAACACGCTCCCACTCGCGGAGATTCCCGAGGGCGTTCCGGTGTGTAACGTCGAACGACAGGCCGGCGACGGTGGGAAGTTCGCACGCGCTTCCGGCGTGAACGCGACGCTTCTCACTCACGACCGCAACGCAGCGGTCGTCCAGTTGCCCAGCGGCGAGATGCGCCGCCTGTCGCCGGATTGCCGCGCCACCATTGGCGTGGTCGCCGGCGGCGGACGAACGGAGAAGCCGTTCGTCAAGGCCGGCAACAAGCATCACAAGATGAAATCGCGGGGTACGAAGTACCCGCGCGTCCGCGGTGTCGCGATGAACGCCGTCGACCACCCCTTCGGTGGCGGCGGCCGACAGCACCCCGGCAAACCCAAGAGCATCTCCCGGGACGCGCCGCCGGGCCGCAAGGTGGGCGATATCGCCTCCAAGCGGACCGGTCGGGGCGGCAAAGGAGGTAGAGAATGA